In one window of Leifsonia sp. NPDC080035 DNA:
- a CDS encoding YbaK/EbsC family protein, protein MTESPESVDDVRGNAAVEDSTAPIPPTADADGGAGRARVEADAEARGVPIRVVERPAARSLQEAAALLGIEPSDIVKTLVVKRSDDTFVFALVPGGRKISWPKLRGILHVNKLQLPDASVALAATGYERGTITPFGSTTAWPIVADASIPGRTVSMGAGAHGYSLFVDADALIAAFDATVADITDPE, encoded by the coding sequence ATGACTGAGAGCCCGGAATCTGTGGATGACGTCCGCGGGAACGCGGCGGTGGAGGACTCCACCGCGCCCATTCCTCCGACGGCCGACGCCGACGGCGGCGCGGGCCGCGCCCGTGTCGAGGCCGATGCGGAGGCCAGGGGCGTGCCGATCCGGGTCGTCGAGCGTCCCGCCGCGCGGAGCCTCCAGGAGGCGGCGGCTCTGCTGGGCATCGAGCCTTCCGACATCGTCAAGACGCTCGTCGTCAAGCGCAGCGACGACACCTTCGTCTTCGCGCTGGTGCCAGGGGGCCGGAAGATCTCCTGGCCCAAGCTGCGCGGCATCCTGCACGTGAACAAGCTCCAGCTGCCGGACGCATCCGTCGCCCTCGCCGCCACCGGCTACGAGCGCGGTACGATCACCCCGTTCGGCAGCACGACGGCGTGGCCCATCGTCGCCGACGCGTCGATCCCCGGCCGCACGGTCTCGATGGGCGCCGGGGCCCACGGCTACTCCCTCTTCGTCGACGCAGACGCCCTCATCGC
- the dusB gene encoding tRNA dihydrouridine synthase DusB: protein MSTTATLTPGATLTGATPSSRLSIGPLRLDVPVVLAPMAGITNTAFRRLCREFGAGLYVSEMITSRALVERTPESLRLITHHESETPRSIQLYGVDPKTVREAVTMLVAEDRADHIDLNFGCPVPKVTRKGGGAALPWKLTHFREIVEGAVEAAGSIPLTVKMRKGIDSDHLTYLEAAKAAEGAGVASIALHARTAAEFYSGHADWSAIAKLKETITGTPVLGNGDIWSAADAIRMVEETGCDGVVVGRGCLGRPWLFGDLAAAFRARAGEISAEEAQRAQAHPTLGQVAATFRRHAELLVEFFESEERGCRDIRKHVAWYFKGYPVGGDLRASLATVDTLAHLDDLLATLDWDQEYPGEAAEGQRGRAGSPKKPALPEGWLNSRELDGVGRAEVAEAEVHNSGG, encoded by the coding sequence ATGTCTACTACCGCCACCCTCACTCCCGGTGCCACTCTAACCGGCGCCACGCCGTCGTCGCGGCTGTCCATCGGACCGCTCCGGCTCGATGTGCCCGTCGTCCTCGCGCCGATGGCGGGCATCACGAACACCGCGTTCCGGCGGCTCTGCCGCGAATTCGGCGCCGGTCTGTACGTCAGCGAGATGATCACCTCGCGGGCGCTGGTCGAGCGCACCCCCGAGTCGCTGCGGCTGATCACCCACCACGAGTCGGAGACGCCGCGCAGCATCCAGCTCTACGGTGTCGACCCGAAGACCGTCCGCGAGGCCGTGACGATGCTCGTCGCCGAGGACCGTGCCGATCACATCGACCTCAACTTCGGCTGCCCCGTGCCCAAGGTCACGCGCAAGGGCGGGGGAGCGGCGTTGCCGTGGAAGCTCACGCACTTCCGCGAGATCGTCGAAGGCGCCGTCGAGGCGGCCGGGAGCATCCCGTTGACCGTCAAGATGCGCAAGGGCATCGACAGCGACCACCTCACCTATCTCGAGGCGGCGAAGGCGGCCGAGGGCGCAGGGGTCGCGTCGATCGCGCTGCACGCCCGCACCGCAGCCGAGTTCTACTCGGGCCACGCCGACTGGTCGGCGATCGCGAAGCTGAAGGAGACCATCACCGGCACGCCGGTGCTCGGCAACGGCGACATCTGGTCGGCGGCGGACGCCATCCGGATGGTCGAGGAGACCGGCTGCGACGGCGTCGTCGTGGGGCGCGGCTGCCTCGGCCGCCCGTGGCTGTTCGGCGACCTGGCCGCCGCGTTCCGCGCCCGGGCGGGCGAGATCAGCGCCGAGGAGGCGCAGCGTGCGCAGGCGCATCCGACGCTCGGCCAGGTGGCCGCCACGTTCCGTCGGCACGCGGAGCTCCTGGTGGAGTTCTTCGAGAGCGAGGAACGCGGCTGCCGCGACATCCGCAAGCACGTCGCGTGGTACTTCAAGGGCTACCCGGTCGGTGGCGACCTGCGCGCGAGCCTCGCGACGGTCGACACCCTCGCCCACCTCGACGACCTGCTGGCGACGCTCGACTGGGACCAGGAGTACCCGGGCGAGGCCGCGGAGGGTCAGCGCGGACGCGCCGGGTCCCCGAAGAAGCCGGCGCTCCCCGAGGGCTGGCTCAACAGTCGCGAGCTGGACGGCGTCGGCCGCGCCGAGGTCGCCGAGGCGGAGGTGCACAACAGTGGCGGATGA
- a CDS encoding deoxyguanosinetriphosphate triphosphohydrolase, with amino-acid sequence MQAAPSPEYTDRDRERWLPEQHSNRRSDFARDRARLLHSSALRRLAAKTQVLSPTAGLDFARNRLTHSLEVAQVGRELANSLGLDPDIVDTACLAHDIGHPPFGHNGERALNSWSEDIGGFEGNAQTLRLLTRLEPKVFGRDGHPYGLNLTRASLDASCKYPWPESSSVADPSGRAKFGFYADDNAVFEWMRAGAPDRQRCIEAQVMDLSDDIAYSVHDFEDAVVNGYIDVAALGTRVDHDDLVRSMYEWVGGEFSHDELIAAFDRLDSLDIWLDTWDGSRRAQAHLKNLTSQLIGRFAHAAVHATKETSGRTALLRFGADVVVPAEIRAEIAVLKGIVATFVMSRNTRQPIYAQQRQILTTLADLLLSRGPDELDPGFQEDWRLAKDDAARKRVVVDQVASLTDQSALSWYERLVQH; translated from the coding sequence GTGCAGGCCGCGCCTTCGCCCGAGTACACCGATCGCGACCGCGAGCGCTGGCTGCCGGAGCAGCACTCGAACCGGCGAAGCGACTTCGCGCGCGATCGCGCCCGGCTGCTGCACTCCAGCGCGCTGCGGCGGCTCGCGGCGAAGACCCAGGTGCTGAGCCCGACCGCGGGGCTCGATTTCGCCCGGAACCGCCTCACGCACTCGCTGGAGGTCGCCCAGGTCGGGCGTGAACTCGCCAACAGCCTCGGGCTGGACCCCGACATCGTCGACACCGCCTGCCTCGCCCACGACATCGGGCATCCACCCTTCGGTCACAACGGCGAACGGGCCCTCAACAGCTGGTCGGAGGACATCGGCGGGTTCGAGGGCAACGCCCAGACGCTGCGACTGCTCACCCGGTTGGAGCCGAAGGTCTTCGGCAGGGACGGTCATCCCTACGGTCTCAACCTGACCAGGGCGAGCCTCGACGCGAGCTGCAAGTACCCCTGGCCGGAGTCCAGCTCGGTCGCCGACCCGAGCGGCCGCGCGAAGTTCGGCTTCTACGCCGACGACAACGCCGTCTTCGAGTGGATGCGCGCCGGCGCCCCCGACCGCCAGCGCTGCATCGAGGCGCAGGTGATGGACCTCTCCGATGACATCGCCTACTCCGTGCACGACTTCGAGGACGCGGTCGTGAACGGCTACATCGACGTGGCGGCCCTCGGCACCCGGGTCGACCACGACGACCTCGTGCGCTCGATGTACGAGTGGGTCGGCGGCGAGTTCAGCCACGACGAGCTGATCGCCGCGTTCGACCGCCTCGACAGCCTCGACATCTGGCTGGACACCTGGGACGGCAGCCGACGCGCCCAGGCCCATCTGAAGAACCTCACGAGCCAACTCATCGGGCGCTTCGCCCACGCGGCCGTGCACGCCACGAAGGAGACCTCCGGCCGTACGGCGCTGCTGCGGTTCGGCGCCGACGTGGTCGTCCCTGCGGAGATCCGTGCGGAGATCGCGGTGCTCAAGGGAATCGTCGCGACCTTCGTGATGTCCAGGAACACCCGGCAGCCGATTTACGCGCAGCAGCGCCAGATCCTGACCACGCTCGCGGACCTGCTGCTCTCGCGAGGGCCGGACGAGCTCGACCCCGGCTTCCAGGAGGACTGGCGGCTCGCCAAGGACGACGCCGCGCGCAAGCGGGTCGTCGTCGACCAGGTCGCGAGCCTCACCGACCAGTCGGCGCTCAGCTGGTACGAGCGGCTCGTGCAGCACTGA